One bacterium genomic window carries:
- a CDS encoding sulfatase-like hydrolase/transferase has product MNIVFIAIDTLRADRLGCYGHDRVTSPHLDALAARGVRFAQHISPHIPTHPGYTTMFSGKDVLSHQIVTQGGKVDLAESVHLLPQVLQRRGYFTAAADNMGRWFNRGYDLYEGYNWNQDPSGAWLKAEAVNGTALRVLDACEQQDKPWFCFLHYWDPHTPYLPPAPFSRMFYPGDEKDPGNTSAHEMMNNYPAFQYYFQEWMPGLTDVEFPKAQYDAEIAYVDAALAHVFTKVERMKGGQDTAIIITSDHGEELDEHQMWFDHHGLYETNLHVPLLMYHPERLSGGQVREGLSSHVDLAPTVLDLLGLADAAQEEQMEGRSLLPALDEGVGAVTDRDAVYITECAWMKKRGFRTPRYKYFESLYDELHKRPPFELYDLQADPGEQHNLADEQPELLAHFQARTQAFLEQRLAETGLPDPQSYQDITLRQVGNVKIAVPEDQKLVED; this is encoded by the coding sequence ATGAACATCGTCTTCATCGCCATTGATACGCTACGCGCCGACCGCCTGGGCTGCTATGGGCACGATCGCGTGACCAGCCCGCACCTGGATGCGCTGGCGGCGCGCGGGGTGCGCTTCGCCCAGCACATCTCGCCGCACATCCCCACGCACCCCGGCTACACGACCATGTTCAGCGGGAAGGACGTACTCAGCCATCAGATCGTCACCCAGGGCGGGAAGGTGGATCTGGCCGAGAGCGTCCATCTGTTGCCCCAGGTGCTGCAGCGCCGGGGATACTTCACCGCCGCCGCCGACAACATGGGCCGCTGGTTCAACCGCGGCTACGACCTGTACGAGGGCTACAACTGGAACCAGGATCCCTCCGGCGCGTGGCTGAAGGCCGAGGCCGTCAACGGTACGGCGCTGCGCGTGCTGGATGCCTGCGAGCAGCAGGACAAGCCGTGGTTCTGCTTCCTGCACTACTGGGACCCGCACACGCCGTACCTGCCGCCGGCGCCGTTCAGTCGCATGTTCTACCCCGGCGACGAGAAGGACCCCGGCAACACCAGCGCGCACGAGATGATGAACAACTACCCGGCCTTCCAGTACTACTTCCAGGAGTGGATGCCGGGCCTGACCGATGTGGAGTTCCCCAAGGCCCAGTACGACGCGGAGATCGCCTACGTGGACGCGGCGCTGGCGCATGTCTTCACCAAAGTGGAGCGGATGAAAGGCGGGCAGGACACCGCCATCATCATCACCTCGGACCACGGTGAGGAACTCGATGAGCACCAGATGTGGTTCGACCATCACGGGCTGTATGAGACCAACCTGCACGTGCCGCTGCTCATGTACCACCCCGAGCGCCTCAGCGGGGGGCAGGTGCGGGAGGGCCTGAGCAGCCACGTGGACCTCGCGCCGACGGTGCTCGACCTCCTCGGCCTCGCGGACGCAGCCCAGGAGGAGCAGATGGAGGGGCGGAGCCTGCTTCCTGCTCTCGACGAGGGCGTGGGAGCGGTCACCGACCGCGACGCCGTCTACATCACCGAGTGCGCCTGGATGAAGAAGCGGGGCTTCCGCACGCCGCGCTACAAGTACTTCGAGTCGCTGTATGACGAGTTGCACAAGCGCCCGCCGTTCGAGCTGTACGACCTGCAGGCCGACCCGGGCGAGCAGCACAACCTGGCCGACGAGCAGCCGGAACTGCTCGCACATTTCCAGGCGCGAACGCAGGCCTTCTTGGAGCAGCGCCTGGCCGAGACAGGGCTGCCCGACCCGCAGAGCTACCAGGACATCACCCTCCGGCAGGTAGGCAATGTGAAGATCGCCGTGCCGGAAGACCAGAAGCTGGTTGAGGACTGA
- a CDS encoding Gfo/Idh/MocA family oxidoreductase, protein MDKARIAVIGLGGRGRYFAQAFDQHPRAQLVAVADPSDKPLALLKHQYGDRIRYYQDYHEMLKAPDVDAVVVASNDKSHRENAVAVFEAGKSCLLEKPMAQSVADCDDIIRAWKQSGRLFMIGLELRHCSLFTRMRELVDDGRIGEIVMGQALDNVSVGGQYFYHNAMRRKDYVRSLLLQKGTHTIDLLNWFMGGSPVKVYGSGGLDFYGQREPNDKRCRACEQRCEYFINHERFVMDYGAVVETDDRCVFAQECDVADNSMLIIDYANGHRGQYSECHFTPEYTREFTFFGTEGKMYGFYNNECNFLIRCTYRNTDHVDEWHPQSAGGGHGGGDRLIMEHFLDCLLGDAQPLADVQAARDCTAVAAAGEESIETGLPVAIPPCPWL, encoded by the coding sequence ATGGACAAAGCACGTATCGCCGTCATCGGCCTCGGTGGGCGAGGCCGCTACTTCGCGCAGGCCTTCGATCAGCACCCGCGCGCACAACTCGTCGCGGTGGCCGACCCGTCGGACAAGCCCCTGGCGCTGCTCAAGCACCAGTACGGCGACCGCATCCGGTACTACCAGGACTACCACGAGATGCTCAAGGCGCCCGATGTGGACGCCGTCGTGGTCGCCTCGAATGACAAGTCGCACCGCGAGAACGCCGTCGCGGTCTTCGAGGCGGGGAAGAGCTGCCTGCTCGAGAAGCCCATGGCGCAGTCGGTGGCCGACTGCGATGACATCATCCGTGCCTGGAAGCAATCGGGGCGGCTGTTCATGATCGGCCTGGAGCTGCGCCACTGCTCGCTGTTCACGCGGATGCGCGAGTTGGTGGACGACGGCCGCATCGGTGAGATCGTGATGGGCCAGGCGCTCGACAACGTGTCCGTCGGCGGCCAGTACTTCTACCACAACGCCATGCGCCGCAAGGACTACGTGCGCAGCCTGCTGTTGCAGAAGGGTACGCACACCATTGACCTGCTCAACTGGTTCATGGGCGGCAGCCCGGTGAAGGTCTACGGCAGCGGCGGGCTGGACTTCTACGGGCAGCGCGAGCCCAACGACAAGCGGTGCCGCGCGTGCGAGCAGCGGTGCGAGTACTTCATCAACCACGAGCGCTTCGTGATGGACTACGGCGCCGTCGTCGAGACCGACGACCGCTGCGTGTTCGCGCAGGAGTGCGATGTGGCTGACAACTCCATGCTCATCATTGACTACGCCAACGGCCATCGCGGGCAGTACAGCGAGTGCCACTTCACGCCCGAATACACCCGCGAGTTCACTTTCTTCGGCACCGAAGGGAAGATGTACGGCTTCTACAACAACGAGTGCAACTTCCTGATCCGGTGCACGTACCGCAACACGGACCATGTGGACGAGTGGCATCCGCAATCGGCCGGCGGCGGCCATGGCGGCGGCGACCGGCTCATCATGGAGCACTTCCTCGACTGCCTGCTCGGCGACGCCCAGCCGCTGGCCGACGTGCAGGCCGCACGCGACTGCACGGCCGTGGCCGCGGCGGGCGAGGAGAGCATCGAGACGGGGCTGCCGGTGGCCATCCCGCCTTGCCCGTGGCTGTAG